The proteins below are encoded in one region of Paraburkholderia phenazinium:
- a CDS encoding glutathione S-transferase C-terminal domain-containing protein, translating into MVMMKLIGSLGSPFVRKARIVFAEKKIDYKLVLENVWAPDTSIHAFNPIGKVPCLVMDDDEAVFDSRVICEYADTLSPVGKLIPPSGRERVEVRCWEALADGVMDAAVLIRLEGTLRAEEHRSDAWLARQQRKIDDGLVAMSQGLGSNPWCAGSRYTLADIAMGCALGYLDFRMPALNWREAYPNLDKHFQKLSQRQSFIDTFPAD; encoded by the coding sequence ATGGTGATGATGAAACTCATCGGTTCGCTCGGCAGTCCGTTTGTCCGCAAGGCACGGATCGTATTCGCCGAAAAGAAGATCGACTACAAGCTGGTGCTCGAAAACGTCTGGGCGCCGGATACCAGCATCCATGCCTTCAATCCGATCGGCAAGGTGCCGTGCCTCGTGATGGACGACGACGAGGCGGTATTCGACTCGCGCGTGATCTGCGAGTACGCGGATACGCTGTCGCCGGTCGGCAAGCTGATTCCGCCGTCGGGCCGGGAGCGTGTCGAGGTGCGCTGCTGGGAAGCGCTTGCGGACGGCGTCATGGATGCCGCCGTGCTGATCCGGCTCGAGGGCACGCTACGGGCGGAGGAACACCGTTCGGACGCGTGGCTCGCGCGCCAGCAGCGCAAGATCGACGACGGGCTGGTGGCGATGTCGCAAGGGCTGGGTAGCAACCCGTGGTGTGCGGGTAGTCGCTACACGCTGGCGGATATCGCCATGGGCTGCGCGCTCGGCTACCTCGATTTCCGCATGCCGGCGCTCAACTGGCGCGAGGCCTATCCGAATCTCGACAAACACTTCCAGAAGCTGTCGCAGCGGCAGTCGTTTATCGATACGTTTCCGGCGGACTGA
- a CDS encoding aminopeptidase P N-terminal domain-containing protein: MNQPNEPTLAIDVYRKRRERVLAALRAAGGGVAIVPTAPEVVRNRDADYPYRHDSYFYYLTGFTEPQGLLVLDASAGGSGPASILFCRAKNEEREIWDGFRFGPEAAREAFGFDAAFAVEDIESQMPLILADKPALHYALGSSADLDEQVRRWLDAVRGKARSGVAAPVAAHDLLPLLDEMRLFKDSHELSIMRRAGQISAQAHRRAMAASFAGVREYELEAELLYTFRKHGAQGPAYGSIVAAGSNACVLHYAAGNTIARDGDLILIDAACELDGYASDITRTFPANGRFTPAQRELYDIVLAAQEAAVAATRPGAAFDDPHNAALRVLSQGLLDTGIVDRGLFSSVDDVIVERAYAPFYMHRTSHWIGMDVHDCGDYRERGAPRDAQGALPSRTLHPSMALTIEPGLYIRPTENVPERYWHIGIRIEDDAVVTPNGCELLTRDVPVKADEIEALMREAQATASATRAV; this comes from the coding sequence ATGAACCAGCCGAACGAACCCACTCTCGCCATCGACGTTTACCGCAAGCGCCGCGAGCGCGTGCTCGCTGCGCTGCGCGCGGCAGGCGGCGGCGTCGCCATCGTCCCCACCGCACCGGAGGTGGTGCGCAACCGGGACGCCGATTATCCGTACCGGCACGACAGCTACTTCTACTACCTGACCGGCTTTACCGAGCCGCAGGGTCTGCTCGTGCTCGACGCCAGCGCAGGCGGGAGCGGACCGGCTTCGATCCTGTTCTGCCGGGCCAAGAACGAAGAGCGCGAGATCTGGGACGGCTTCCGCTTCGGCCCCGAGGCCGCGCGCGAGGCGTTCGGCTTCGACGCGGCGTTTGCTGTCGAAGATATCGAAAGCCAGATGCCGCTGATCCTCGCCGACAAGCCCGCGCTGCACTACGCGCTCGGCAGCTCGGCGGATCTGGACGAACAGGTCCGCCGCTGGCTCGACGCGGTGCGTGGCAAAGCCCGCAGCGGCGTCGCCGCTCCGGTTGCCGCGCATGACCTGCTGCCGCTGCTCGACGAGATGCGGCTCTTCAAGGACAGCCACGAACTGTCGATCATGCGTCGTGCCGGCCAGATCTCGGCGCAGGCGCATCGCCGCGCGATGGCCGCGTCTTTTGCAGGCGTGCGTGAGTACGAACTCGAAGCCGAACTGCTGTACACATTCCGCAAACACGGTGCGCAAGGGCCGGCATACGGCTCGATCGTCGCTGCGGGCAGCAACGCCTGCGTGCTGCACTACGCAGCCGGCAACACGATTGCCCGCGACGGCGACCTGATCCTGATCGACGCCGCCTGCGAGCTCGACGGCTACGCTTCCGATATTACGCGCACGTTCCCGGCAAACGGCCGCTTTACGCCGGCGCAGCGCGAGCTGTACGACATCGTGCTCGCCGCCCAGGAAGCCGCCGTCGCCGCCACCCGGCCTGGCGCCGCCTTCGACGACCCGCATAACGCCGCGCTGCGCGTGTTGTCGCAGGGCCTGCTCGATACGGGCATCGTCGACCGGGGGCTCTTCTCGTCCGTCGACGATGTGATCGTGGAGCGCGCCTACGCGCCCTTCTACATGCACCGCACCAGCCACTGGATCGGCATGGACGTGCACGACTGCGGCGACTATCGCGAACGCGGCGCACCGCGCGATGCGCAAGGCGCGCTGCCGTCGCGCACCTTGCATCCGTCGATGGCGTTGACGATCGAACCGGGTCTCTATATTCGCCCGACGGAAAACGTCCCCGAGCGTTACTGGCATATCGGCATCCGCATCGAAGACGACGCTGTCGTCACGCCGAACGGCTGCGAACTGTTGACGCGCGACGTGCCGGTCAAGGCCGACGAGATCGAAGCGCTGATGCGGGAAGCGCAGGCAACAGCCAGCGCCACGCGCGCGGTTTGA
- a CDS encoding UbiH/UbiF/VisC/COQ6 family ubiquinone biosynthesis hydroxylase, whose amino-acid sequence MNDASQPAGVVQAGSQDATGGADSTEASFDFDVTIVGAGPVGLALAGWLARRSATQGLSIALIDARKPEDALRDPRAIAVSQGSRMILEPLRWPSDATAIHHIHVSQRGHFGRTLIDHTEHGLPALGYVLRYGSIVQSLAEAVRPTSVHWFQSTSAQTPVQEEDGVTLPVETEHGARTLRTRILVNAEGGLFHEQQKRGGTGGTRDYGQTALVGTVTVSRPRPNVAWERFTDQGPIALLPTGGARDADYALVWCCAPEEAARHAQLPDDAFLRELGSAFGDRMGRFTQIKGRASFPLGLNALDTLVKGRIAAIGNAAQTLHPVAGQGLNLGLRDAHALTDALSQHGATPLALALFAQRRALDRRLTIRSTDTLARLFTVDLPALGTLRGLALTALEFVPPVKTALARQMMFGQRR is encoded by the coding sequence ATGAACGACGCTTCTCAACCAGCCGGCGTTGTGCAAGCCGGCTCACAAGACGCCACTGGCGGCGCAGATTCTACTGAAGCGTCGTTCGATTTCGACGTGACCATCGTCGGCGCGGGGCCGGTCGGGCTCGCGTTGGCCGGTTGGCTCGCGCGGCGCAGTGCGACCCAGGGACTGTCGATCGCGCTGATCGACGCACGCAAGCCGGAAGACGCTTTGCGCGATCCACGCGCAATCGCCGTGTCGCAAGGCAGCCGGATGATTCTCGAGCCGCTGCGCTGGCCCTCGGACGCGACCGCGATTCACCACATCCATGTATCGCAGCGCGGACATTTCGGCCGTACGCTGATCGACCACACCGAGCATGGCTTGCCCGCGCTTGGGTATGTGTTGCGCTATGGCTCGATCGTGCAGTCGCTCGCCGAGGCAGTGCGGCCGACTTCCGTGCACTGGTTCCAGTCAACCTCCGCCCAGACGCCGGTTCAGGAAGAAGACGGCGTAACGCTGCCGGTGGAAACCGAACACGGCGCACGCACGCTGCGCACGCGTATTCTCGTGAACGCCGAAGGTGGGCTGTTTCATGAGCAACAGAAACGCGGTGGCACCGGCGGCACGCGTGATTACGGTCAGACGGCGCTCGTCGGCACGGTCACGGTATCGAGGCCACGCCCGAATGTCGCGTGGGAACGTTTCACCGACCAGGGGCCGATTGCGCTGCTGCCGACCGGCGGCGCGCGCGATGCCGACTACGCGCTGGTCTGGTGCTGCGCCCCGGAAGAAGCGGCGCGCCACGCGCAATTGCCCGACGATGCGTTTCTGCGCGAACTCGGCAGCGCGTTTGGCGACCGGATGGGACGCTTCACTCAGATCAAGGGCCGCGCTTCGTTCCCGCTCGGCCTGAACGCACTCGATACGTTGGTCAAGGGCCGGATCGCGGCAATCGGCAATGCGGCGCAGACGTTGCATCCGGTAGCGGGCCAGGGGCTCAACCTCGGGCTGCGCGACGCCCACGCCCTCACCGACGCGCTCTCGCAACACGGTGCGACACCGCTCGCACTAGCGTTGTTCGCCCAGCGCCGCGCGCTCGACCGGCGTCTGACAATTCGCTCCACCGATACGCTCGCGCGCCTCTTCACGGTCGACCTTCCGGCTCTCGGCACGCTGCGCGGGCTCGCGCTGACGGCGCTCGAATTCGTGCCGCCGGTCAAGACCGCACTGGCACGCCAAATGATGTTCGGACAGCGCCGCTAG
- a CDS encoding Fis family transcriptional regulator, translated as MSKNNIEQSVRDSLGMYFQDLDGSNPHDVYDMVISCVEKPLLEVVLEQAGGNQSLAAEYLGINRNTLRKKLQQHGLL; from the coding sequence ATGAGCAAGAACAATATCGAACAATCAGTCCGCGACAGCCTGGGAATGTACTTCCAGGACCTCGACGGCTCCAATCCGCACGACGTCTACGACATGGTTATTTCGTGTGTCGAAAAACCGTTGCTCGAGGTGGTGCTCGAGCAGGCCGGCGGCAATCAGTCGCTGGCCGCCGAGTATCTCGGCATTAACCGCAATACGCTGCGCAAGAAGCTGCAACAGCATGGTCTGCTGTAG
- the ruvA gene encoding Holliday junction branch migration protein RuvA, whose protein sequence is MIGRIAGVLLEKNPPHLLVDCNGVGYEVDVPMSTFYNLPSTGERVVLLTQMIVREDAHLLYGFGTAEERATFRELLKITGIGTRMALAVLSGMSVHELAQTVTLQDAARLTRVPGIGKKTAERLLLELKGKLGADLGSMAGTVSASDHASDILNALLALGYSEKEALAAVKNVPAGTGVSEGIKLALKALSKG, encoded by the coding sequence ATGATCGGTCGCATTGCCGGCGTCCTGCTGGAAAAAAACCCGCCACACCTGCTCGTCGACTGCAATGGCGTGGGCTACGAAGTCGACGTGCCGATGAGCACGTTTTACAACCTGCCCTCCACCGGGGAACGGGTAGTCCTGCTCACGCAGATGATCGTGCGCGAAGACGCTCATCTGCTGTACGGCTTCGGCACCGCCGAGGAACGCGCCACTTTCCGTGAGCTGCTGAAGATCACCGGCATCGGCACCCGGATGGCGCTCGCCGTGCTCTCCGGCATGAGCGTGCACGAACTGGCGCAGACCGTCACGCTACAGGATGCGGCGCGCCTCACGCGCGTGCCCGGCATCGGCAAGAAAACGGCCGAGCGGCTACTGCTGGAACTGAAGGGCAAGCTCGGGGCCGACCTCGGCTCGATGGCTGGAACGGTGTCGGCGTCCGACCACGCTTCCGATATCCTGAACGCATTGCTCGCATTGGGTTACTCCGAGAAAGAAGCCTTGGCAGCGGTCAAGAACGTGCCCGCCGGCACCGGCGTGTCCGAGGGCATCAAGCTTGCATTGAAGGCGCTCTCGAAGGGTTGA
- the purH gene encoding bifunctional phosphoribosylaminoimidazolecarboxamide formyltransferase/IMP cyclohydrolase gives MIKQALISVSDKSGIVDFAKSLSDLGVKILSTGGTAKLLADAGLPVTEVADYTGFPEMLDGRVKTLHPKVHGGILARRDLPEHMAALEKHDIPTIDLLVVNLYPFVQTVAKEECSLEDAIENIDIGGPTMLRSAAKNHRDVTVVVDPADYAVVLEEMRANGNAVGYKTNFRLATKVFAHTAQYDGAITNYLTSLTEELQHSSRNTYPATFNLAFDKVQDLRYGENPHQSAAFYRDLSVPAGALANYEQLQGKELSYNNIADSDAAWECVKTFDVPACVIVKHANPCGVAVGADANEAYVKALQTDPTSAFGGIIAFNREVDEATAQAVAKQFVEVLIAPSFSVAARQVFEAKKNVRLLEIALGEGHNAFDLKRVGGGLLVQSLDSHNVQPHELRVVTKRHPTPKEMDDLLFAWRVAKYVKSNAIVFCGNGMTLGVGAGQMSRVDSARIASIKAQNAGLTLAGSAVASDAFFPFRDGLDVVVAAGATAVIQPGGSMRDDEVVAAADEHNIAMVLTGVRHFRH, from the coding sequence ATGATCAAGCAAGCGCTCATCTCCGTTTCCGACAAGTCCGGCATCGTCGATTTCGCCAAATCGCTGTCGGACCTCGGCGTCAAGATCCTGTCCACCGGCGGCACCGCGAAACTGCTCGCAGATGCGGGTTTGCCCGTTACCGAAGTGGCCGACTACACGGGCTTCCCGGAAATGCTCGACGGGCGCGTGAAAACGCTGCATCCGAAGGTGCACGGTGGCATCCTCGCGCGGCGCGACCTGCCGGAACACATGGCTGCGCTAGAAAAGCACGACATTCCGACAATCGATCTGCTGGTCGTGAATCTGTACCCGTTCGTGCAGACGGTGGCGAAGGAAGAGTGCTCGCTGGAAGACGCGATCGAGAACATCGATATCGGCGGCCCAACCATGTTGCGCTCGGCGGCGAAGAATCACCGTGATGTGACCGTGGTGGTCGACCCGGCGGATTACGCGGTGGTGCTCGAGGAGATGCGTGCGAACGGCAATGCGGTGGGCTACAAAACCAACTTCCGTCTCGCGACAAAAGTGTTCGCGCACACCGCGCAGTACGACGGCGCGATCACGAACTATCTGACGAGCCTGACCGAAGAGCTGCAACATTCCTCGCGCAACACCTATCCGGCTACGTTCAATCTGGCGTTCGACAAGGTGCAGGATCTGCGCTACGGCGAAAACCCGCATCAGAGCGCCGCGTTCTATCGTGATCTGTCGGTGCCGGCCGGTGCGTTGGCAAACTATGAACAGTTGCAAGGCAAGGAACTCTCGTATAACAACATCGCCGATTCCGACGCGGCGTGGGAATGCGTGAAGACGTTCGACGTGCCGGCCTGCGTGATCGTCAAGCACGCGAATCCGTGTGGCGTCGCCGTGGGCGCGGATGCGAATGAAGCGTATGTAAAGGCGCTGCAGACCGATCCGACCTCGGCGTTTGGCGGCATCATCGCCTTTAACCGTGAAGTGGACGAAGCAACGGCGCAGGCCGTGGCCAAGCAGTTTGTCGAAGTGCTGATTGCGCCTTCGTTCAGCGTGGCCGCGCGTCAGGTGTTCGAGGCGAAGAAGAATGTGCGTCTGCTGGAGATCGCTCTCGGCGAGGGTCATAACGCGTTCGACCTGAAGCGCGTCGGTGGCGGTCTGCTGGTGCAATCGCTCGATTCGCACAATGTGCAGCCGCATGAGCTGCGCGTCGTCACGAAGCGTCATCCGACGCCGAAGGAAATGGACGATCTGCTGTTCGCGTGGCGTGTGGCTAAGTACGTGAAGTCGAATGCAATCGTGTTCTGTGGCAACGGCATGACGCTCGGCGTCGGCGCGGGCCAGATGAGCCGCGTGGACTCGGCACGGATTGCGAGTATCAAGGCACAGAACGCGGGTTTGACGCTGGCGGGTTCCGCCGTGGCGTCGGATGCGTTCTTCCCGTTTCGCGACGGCCTCGACGTGGTAGTCGCGGCAGGCGCGACCGCGGTGATCCAGCCGGGCGGTTCGATGCGCGATGATGAAGTGGTCGCAGCGGCCGATGAGCACAACATCGCGATGGTGTTGACGGGTGTGCGGCACTTCCGGCATTGA
- the ruvC gene encoding crossover junction endodeoxyribonuclease RuvC yields MRILGIDPGLRVTGFGVIDQNGHKLTYVASGVIKTADADLPSRLGTIFEGISTLIRQHAPDQSAIEKVFVNVNPQSTLLLGQARGAAICGLVAGGVPVAEYTALQLKQAVVGYGRATKEQMQQMVVRLLSLSGVPGTDAADALGMAICHAHGGSTLNTLGGIAPSLAKKGLRVRRGRLVG; encoded by the coding sequence ATGAGAATTCTCGGCATCGACCCCGGCTTGCGTGTGACCGGCTTCGGCGTAATCGACCAGAACGGTCACAAGCTCACTTATGTGGCAAGCGGCGTCATCAAGACGGCTGACGCCGACCTGCCGTCGCGTCTGGGCACGATTTTCGAAGGTATTTCGACGCTGATCCGTCAGCACGCCCCCGATCAATCCGCGATCGAAAAAGTGTTCGTCAACGTCAACCCGCAATCCACGCTCCTGCTCGGCCAGGCGCGTGGCGCTGCCATCTGCGGGCTGGTTGCTGGCGGTGTGCCAGTGGCCGAGTACACCGCACTGCAGTTGAAGCAGGCAGTGGTGGGCTACGGCCGCGCGACCAAGGAGCAGATGCAGCAGATGGTGGTGCGTCTGCTGAGCCTCTCAGGCGTGCCGGGGACAGACGCCGCCGATGCTCTCGGAATGGCGATCTGCCATGCGCATGGCGGCAGCACGCTTAACACGCTGGGCGGTATTGCGCCCTCGCTGGCGAAGAAGGGCCTGAGGGTGCGGCGTGGGCGTCTGGTGGGTTAG
- the ruvB gene encoding Holliday junction branch migration DNA helicase RuvB, giving the protein MIETDKLAAERIIAATPVSPNEEAFERALRPRQLDEYVGQEKVRGQLEIFIEAARRRSESLDHVLLFGPPGLGKTTLAHIIAREMGVNLRQTSGPVLERAGDLAALLTNLEKNDVLFIDEIHRLSPVVEEILYPALEDYQIDIMIGEGPAARSVKLDLQPFTLVGATTRAGMLTNPLRDRFGIVSRLEFYNAEELARIVTRSASLLQAQIHPDGAFEIAKRARGTPRIANRLLRRVRDFAEVKADGNITASVADAALKMLDVDPVGFDLMDRKLLEAILHKFDGGPVGVDNLAAAIGEERDTIEDVLEPYLIQQGFLQRTPRGRVATLLTYRHFGLAAPDSSSPVRDLWDSGAP; this is encoded by the coding sequence ATGATCGAAACCGACAAACTCGCAGCCGAGCGCATCATCGCTGCCACGCCCGTATCGCCGAACGAAGAAGCGTTCGAGCGGGCGTTGCGTCCGCGTCAGCTAGACGAGTACGTCGGGCAGGAAAAGGTGCGCGGCCAGCTCGAAATCTTCATCGAGGCCGCCCGCCGCCGCTCCGAATCGCTCGATCACGTCCTGCTGTTCGGGCCGCCGGGTCTGGGCAAAACCACGCTCGCGCACATCATTGCGCGGGAAATGGGTGTCAATCTGCGGCAAACGTCCGGGCCAGTGCTCGAGCGCGCGGGTGACCTCGCTGCGCTGCTCACCAACCTCGAAAAGAACGACGTCCTGTTCATCGACGAAATCCACCGGCTCTCGCCTGTCGTTGAGGAAATCCTGTACCCGGCACTCGAGGATTATCAGATCGACATCATGATCGGCGAAGGGCCGGCCGCTCGCAGCGTGAAGCTCGATCTGCAGCCCTTCACGCTGGTTGGCGCCACCACACGCGCCGGCATGCTGACCAATCCGCTGCGGGACCGCTTCGGCATCGTCTCGCGGCTCGAGTTTTACAACGCCGAGGAACTGGCGCGCATCGTCACGCGCTCGGCGTCGCTACTGCAGGCGCAGATTCATCCGGACGGCGCGTTCGAGATCGCGAAACGCGCCCGAGGCACGCCGCGTATCGCCAACCGTCTGCTGCGCCGCGTGCGCGACTTTGCCGAGGTCAAGGCGGACGGCAACATCACCGCCAGCGTGGCCGACGCCGCGCTCAAGATGCTGGATGTGGACCCGGTCGGCTTCGATCTGATGGACCGCAAACTGCTCGAGGCGATTCTGCACAAATTCGATGGCGGCCCGGTGGGCGTCGACAATCTGGCTGCGGCAATCGGCGAAGAGCGCGACACAATTGAAGACGTGCTGGAGCCGTATCTGATCCAGCAGGGCTTTTTGCAGCGTACGCCGCGTGGCCGCGTCGCTACGCTGCTGACGTATCGTCACTTCGGTCTCGCCGCGCCGGATTCTTCCAGCCCGGTGCGGGATCTGTGGGATTCCGGCGCACCCTGA